GCGGTGTCATCGGCGGCTCTCCCTTCGCATACGCCGGATGTTGAAGAACATCACCGGGACCACCAGCAACAGCAGCAGCACCGCGATCGCGCTCCCCACCCCGAGGTGCGCGTCCGTGCCGAACGACGAGCGGTAGAGCTGGAGCGCCAGCACGTTGGCGTCGTCCTGCGCCGAGCCGGGGGCGATGATGTAGACGAGGTCGAAGATCTTCAGCACATTGATCATCAGGGTGACCAGGACCACCGCCAGGACCGGCGCCAGCAGCGGCACCGTCACCCGGCGGAAGACCTGCCACTCGTTCGCCCCGTCCATCCGGGCCGCCTCCAGCAGCTCCCGGGGAACGCTCGCGAGCCCCGCGGCGATCAGCACCATCGCGAAACCCGCCCACATCCAGACATAGCTGCCGATGATCGCCGGGGTCACCAGCGCCGGGCCGAGCCAGTCGACCCCGTTGTACTGCTCACGGAAGTTGTCGGCGGGCAGCCGCAGCAGCGCCCCGTCGGCCGCCGCGGGCAGCGAGAAGGTCCCGTCGGCCGCCGCCCGGGTCTCGGCGACGACCCTGCCGTCCTTCACCGCCTCCACCGTCAGCCCCTTGAGTCCCAGCTCCCGGGGATCGACGGCGTTGACGGTGCCGCCCCCGCCCCGGGTGAAGTCCAGCCAGGCGGTGCCGGTGATCCGGCCGGTCTCAGGTGCCGCCCGCCGGGCCGCCCCGGCGTCCGACGGCATCGTCCCCGGCGCGACCCCGACCAGCGGCAGCAGAACGGGGCGGCCCGCGCGGACCGGTTCCTCGGTGACGAAGGAGCCGCCCCCGCCCTCCTTCAGCGGATGCGCGGGCAGCGGATGGGCCCGGGGGAAGACGGAGGACTCGGCGAAGGTGTCATGGACACCGACCCAGACCGCGTTCGCGACACCGCGCTCCGGGTCCTGCTCGTACACCAGCCGGAAGATGATCCCGGCGGCGAGCATCGAGATCGCCATGGGCATGAAGACGATCAGCTTGAACGCGGTGCCCCAGCGGACCCGTTCCGTCAGTACCGCGAAGATCAGACCGAGCGCGGTCGCGACGACGGGGGCGACCAGCACCCAGATCGCGTTGTTCCGCACGGCGGTGAAGATGCTGTCGTCGGTGAAGATCTCGACATAGTTGTCCAGGCCCGCGAAACCCTCGCCGGACCGGTCGAAGAACGAGCGCTGGACCGAGTACCCGATCGGGTAGACCACGAGCGCGCCCAGCAGCACCAGCGCGGGGAGCAGGAAACCGGCCGCGACGAGCCCGCGGCCGATGGCCGTGCGCCCCTGTCGCCCCGCTCCGCCCCCGCCGGTGCCGCGGTCGTGCGCGCTCTTGTGTTCCGTCTGGGGTCCGGCGGTGCCGGGACCCGGGCGGGCCGGGCCCGCCCCGTCTGTCGCGGTCCCCATCCGTCAGCTCTTGTACGCCTTGGCGGCGGCCGACTCCAGCTTCCGCTGGGTTCCGGCCACATCCCCGGGGTTCTTGAGGAAGTCCTGGAGGGTCTTCCAGAAACCGGCCCCCGGGGTGCCGCCGAATGACTGCGGCATCTGGTCCGACATGTCGAACCGGAACTCGTCGCCCGCGTCGATCAGCGCCTTCGCGATGGAACGCAGCACGTCATTGGGGTAGGTGGCGAGGTCCAGCGCCTTGTTCGGGGAGAGGAAGCCGCCCTCGGCCGCCTGGATCGCCGCCGCGTCGGGCGAGGCGAGGAAGGTCAGCAGCGCCTGGGCGCCCTTGCCGTCCTTCAGCGCGACGGCCGCGTCCCCGCCGGTCACCACCGGCGGCTTGGCGCCCACCGAGGGGAAGGGGAACACCTTGGCGTCCGTGCCGATCTCCGCGTCGGTCTGGCCGATGTTCACCGAGACGAAGTCACCCTCGAACACCATGGCGCCCTTGGGCTGGTCCCCGCCGCTGAAGGTCTGGGTGACGGACGCCGGGAACTCGGTCTGGAGCGCCCCGTCCGCGCCGCCCGCGATCAGCTCCGGCTTGCCGAACAGCTCGGCGAGCGTGGTCAGCGCCCCGGCCACGGAGGGGTCCGTCCACGGGATCTCGTGCCGGGCCAGCCGGTCGTACTTCTCCGGGCCCGCCTGGGAGAGATAGACGTTCTCGAACCAGTCGGTGAGCGTCCAGCCGTCCGCCCCGGCGACCGAGACGGGCGGGACACCGGAGGCCGAGACGGTCTGCGCGGTGGCCATGAAGTCCTTCCAGGTCTTCGGCTCGGCCGCGCCCGCGTTCTCGAAGACCGCGGTGTTGTACCAGATCAGCGACTTGTTGGCGGCCTTGTAGTAGACGCCGTACTGCTCGCCGTCGACCTGGCCGGTCCGCTGCCAGCCCGGGGAGTAGTTCTTGGCGAGCTGTGCCCTGGCGGCCTCGCCGACCGGCTTGGCCCATTTCCGTTCGACGGCCTGCCGGATGGCGCCGGGCTGGGGGAGCAGGGCCACATCCGGCGGGGCGCCGCCCGCGATCTTCGTGCCGATGAAGTTGACGATCGGGTCCTGGGCGGGGACGAAGGTGACCTCGGCACCGGTCCGCTTCTCGAACTCGGTCAGCACCTTGTCGAAGTTCTCCTGCTCGGGGCCGCTCCAGACCGCTGTGACCTGGAGCTTCTCCCCTTCGATGCGGGGGAGTTCCACCGTGGAGACCGTGGGGGCCCCGCTCTTGTCGTCCAGGGGGGCCGGTTTGCCGTCCCCGCCTCCGCAGCCGGTGAGGGCGAGCGCGGTGACGGCGGCGAGGGCCACCGCGGCCTTGGCCGTCGTGCCGTCGGGTTTCGTCCCGCACGCCGTATGTGTACGAAGAGTTGTGCGCATCTGTGCCCCGTCTCTTCCGTGCGCTGTCTCCTGCGTGCCGACAGGTTGACGCCCGGCCGCGGGGGCCGCAATACCGCCCACGCCTCCCGGGAACCTTCGTGATGCCTCTGTGAGGTGATCTCTCCACCGCCGCGCGGAGTGGCTGGGGCGCGGCGGCGGATACGTGCCCGAGCGCCTTGCGGAAATGGCTCGTTCACGACGGTTTGACGGCGGAGAGCGGTGGACAGGGACGCGTGCGGACAGCGGACAGCGGACAGCGGACAGCGGACAGCGGACAGCGGACAGCGGACAGCGGACAGCGGACAGCGGTACGTCGACGGGTGATGGGTGACCGGTGACGGGTGACGGTGGCCCGGTACGGCGGCGGGTCGGTGCGGGGCGGTGTGCGGGGTGCCCGGTGCGGCGGTGGGTGCCGCACCGGGTCCGTCAGGGGTGGGCGGGGGCCAGCGGGGGCACCGGGGCGGCGTCCACCAGATGCGCGGCCCGGTCCAGCGCGCTGGCCAGCAGCGCCAGATCCGTCGGCCCGTTGCCCAGCTCGCGTATGGGGCGCCGGGCGGGCGGGTCGCCCATGCGCTCCCACTCCAGCGGCACCACGGAGGGCCGCAGGGTCGCCGTCCGGGGGATACGGCCCGTCACCCGGCCGCCCTGGAACGGGGTCACCCGGCCGTCCGGCCGCCGTAGCGCGCCCCGGCCCGGAGCCGGACCCTCCGCACCCGTCGCGGGGGGCGGGTCGTCCAGTGCCACCCGCAGCCGGGCCGCCCGTGCCAGCTCGGTGGCGGATGTGCGCCCGTCCGGCGCCGTCGCGGCCACCAGATGCACACCCAGCCGCTCGCCGTCGCGGGCCACGGCCTCCAGCGCGCGGACGACCGAACCCGCCGCGGGGCGGCCGGTGCTGCCGAGCGCGGGCGTGACCAGCGCGTCCAGGTTGTCGACGAGGACCACCAGCCGGGGCAGCGGCCGGTCCGCCGTCCCGGCCGCGGCGCGGTGGCGGCCCCCCGGGCGCAGCCGCAGGGTGCCGCTCGGCGGGGACTCCAGGTCTCCGCCGGGGCCCGTGCCGGGCTGCTCGGCGGCGGTGGGCGGACGCTGGGCCACCACCCGGTCGCCGACCCGCCGCCGGGCCGCCCCGTCGGCGAAGGACGCGCCGCCCAGCAGCCCGTCCCGGCGCTTCAGCTCGGCGCCGAGCGCGGTCGCGAACTGCCGCATCCGCACCGGGTCGCTGGCCACCAGATGCTCGGTGACGTGCGGCAGGTCGGTGCAGACCCCGAGCCCCGCGCCGGGTTCGCCGCCCACGCCGTCGACGAGCAGCAGACCCAGCCGGTCGGGCCGGGCCCCGGCGGCCAGCGCGGCGGCGGCCGAACGCAGCAGCTCCGTACGGCCGCTGCCGGGCGGGCCCTCGATCAGCAGATGCGCGCACTCGGCCGTGAGATCGACGGCGAGCGGGCCGTCCGGGCCCGCGCCCAGGACCAGCGTGCCGGAGGTGTCGTCGGCCTGTGCCCAGCGGGCCATCAGCGACGCGGGGGTGGCCCGGGAGAGCCCCAGCTCGTCCAGGAGCCGCGCGGAACGGGGGAGTGCCGTGGCCCGCTCGGCGGCGGTGCCCTCGGCCCGCAGCGGGGCGAGCGCCCGCCCGAAGCGTTCGGCCCACGCCGCCGACACCGCGTCCACGGTCGCGGCGGAACCCGGGGCCGGGGGCAGGCCGCCCGGGGTCTCCAGCACCCGCAGCGTCGTCGCCACATCTCCGCTGAGCAGGGCGACCGCGCCGCACTCGCGGAAGGCGACCGAGGCCGCGCACGCGGTCTCGTAGGTGGCGGCCATCGGGGAGGCCGAGGACGCGGCGGGGGTCTCGGCCAGCACGATCGGATGGATTCCGGCCGCCCGTCCCGCCGCCGTCAGCCGGGCGGTCGCCTCGCGCAGATCGGCGCTGCCGGGGTCGCCGTCGACGACGAGCACCGTGCGGGCGCCGGTGTAACGGGCGGCCTCGGCGTCGACGGTGGCGCGGTCCGCGCTCGGCCAGCCGGGCCCCAGGGGGCCGCCGTCCAGCCGCCGGGTCAGCTCCGCCAGCCGGGCCGCGGCCTGGTCCCGGTCGTACGCGAGCAGCAGTCGGCAGCCCTGTCCGCGCGCCGGGCGCAGATGCGGCAGCCAGCCCAGCCAGGACCACTCCGCCTTCCGCTCATGGACGGAACGGTTCCGGTCGGCGCTGATCAGGACGAGTTCCAGATCGGCCGGTGCGTGCAGCGCGGCGAGCTGGGCCACGGCCGCCCGGGCCAGACCGGCGAGCCGGGCCCGGGGTCCGGCGAGCCCCAGCGAACCGGTCTCGCGCAGGGCGACGGTGACCGGCTCCGCGGGCAGGCCGCCCCGGTCGCCGGTGCCGAGCCGCAGGACCAGCGCGTCGGGGTGGCCCGGTCCGCGTTCCCACAGCCGGGGACCGGGGCCGAGCGCGGTGAGCAGCACGGCGGCGGGGTCGGGCCAGCGCTCGGGGACCGCCGGGGCGCCCGGCACCGGGAAGCTCTCGGTGTCCGCCTCGGCGGCGGCCTCCGCGCGCCCTCCGGCCAGCCGCCGGGCCCACGCCCCTATCCCGAGCCGCCGCCCCTTGCGCCCCCGGGCGCCCCAGCCGTCCTCGTCCTCGCTGTCGGAGCCCTCCCAGGGCCCGGACACGCCCGCCCCGTGGGTCACCGCCGCCGCGTCCGCCGAGCTGTAGGTGTCCGGGGCCTCCGTGCCACCGGGGCCCGCCGGGCGGTACGCGTCGGCGGTGGCCGCTGTGTGCGGGCCGCCGGTTCCGCCGTACGGGGTACGGCCCTGGTCGCCGGTGCCATGGGGACGCGGGCTGTTCGCGCCGTGCGCGCTGCCGGTCGCCGCCGTGCCGGTGCTCCGGTTTCCGCCGGTGGCCGGGGTGCGGGCGGGGCTCGCCGTCCCCGCAGCGGCCCGGTTGTCCGCGGCGGTGGCGGGACGGTGGGTGTCCGCCGCGGTCGCTCCGCGCGCGTCGGCGGTGCCACGGATGTCGGCGGTGGCCGCCGTGTGCGGGCTGTCGTCGGCGGCGCTGTGCCGGGAGGCGGGGCGGTACGTGCCCGTCGCGGTCGCTCCGCGGGTGTCGCCCGTTCCGTGGTTCCCGGTGCCGCGGGAACGCGGGCTGTGGGCGCCGCCGGTGGTCGAGGTGTCGGCGGCGTGGGAGTCGGTGGGGCCCGCCGTCCCCGCCGTGGTCCGGCCGTCCCCGGCGGCGCGCGGGCCGTCGGTGCCCGGACGGTACGTGCCCGCCGCGCTCGCTCCGCGGGTGTCACCGCTACCCGCCGTCCCCGCCGCGGTCCGGCCGTCCTCCGCGGTGCCGGAACGGTGGACAGCGGAACGGTAGGTACCGGAGGCGGCCGTCGGCTGCGGGCCGGTGGAGCCGGAGGCGCGGTAGGCGTCCGGCGCGCCGCCTGTCCCGTCGTACGGGGCGCGGGTGCCCGTACCGCCCGCGCCGGAGCGGTACGGGTCATGCCCCGCGGGGCCCGTCACCGGGTCGGAGGGACCGGCGGGGCGGGGGATACGGGCGGCCGGGGCATCGGTTTCGGGCCGGGCCCCCGGGATGCTCAGGGAGGGGCCGGTGCCGTCGGCGGTGACGGTGACGGCCCGTGCCGGGACCCGCAGATGACCCTCGCCGTCCGCCGCGGTCACCAGCGGCTGTGGCATCGCGTCCCCGGGCACGATCCGCAGCGTCGACTCGCCGATCCGCAGCAGTGCCCCCGGGTGCAGCGGCAGCGGACGCCCGCCCACCGCCCGTCCGCCGAGCGCGGTGCCGTTCGTGGAGCCGAGGTCCGCGACCGTGATCCCGTCCTCGGCGACGGTGATCTCGCAGTGGAGCCGGGAGACGTCCGGATCGTCCAGCGGCACATCCGCGTCGGCGGAGCGGCCGACGCTGACCCGTCCCCCGTGCAGCAGATGCACACCGCCCGCGTCGGGTCCCCCGACGACATGGAGCTGCGGTGAGGCGCCCGGGTCCCGGGGACCGGCGGCACCGGGGAGGTGGAGCGAGAGAACCGCCCCGTCCACCAGCGGCGGCTCGCCCAGGACCCGGCGGTCGGGGTCCAGCCGCTCATCGCCCGCGTACAGCACCGGCGTCCCGGAGGTGTCCGAGGGACCGGCGACGGCGCTCGCCAGCGGGGAGGCGACAGCGGCGAGCGCGGTCCCGGCGGGCGCCGTGATCAGCACATCGCACGCGCGCGGACCGGAGCACGCGCGGGCTCCCGCGGCGGCGCCGGGGCCGCCCGCGGGCCCCGCCGCCGCGGACTGCCCACCGCGCGGCGCGAGAACGGTCAGCCGGATCTGCATCGCCGTCAGCAATCCCTTCTGCGCGGGGTGCCCGGCAGGGTGCCGCATCGGATCGCCCCCACCCGACAGGTCGGCACGGACCACCGGGTCCCACCCCGTGACTCCGTGCTGGGGGCATCCTCGCACCTGCCGTGGACAACGCGCCCGCCCCATGGCGGGAAGTGATCTTGATTGGTCCGGTCCGGGAGGAAAAATGCCTGGTCGAGGTGGAAAACGGACGGGCCGCCCCCGGGTGCCGGTCCGGGCTTCCCGTCCCGGTCCGGCAACCGTCGCCCGATTTTCGGCGTCTTTCTTCCGTACACGCGGCCGGGTGCTCACTCGTACACGCGTGCGAATGGAACCCCGTCCGCGCGGCCGGGACGGAACAGGACGGAACGGCGGCGGAGCGGGCGCGCCGACGGGGAGCGCACCCGGCCGGGGTGGCGGCCCGGCCTGTGGACAACCGGTCCGATCCACTCGCGCGGCACTACAGTGGGTCGGACACCTGGGCGGACCCGCACGGCCCGCACCACGCAAGGACCACGATCAGCAGGGAGCGGATGACGTGCGGCCTGTAGGCAGCAAGTACCTCCTGGAGCAGCCGCTCGGACGCGGCGCCACCGGCACCGTCTGGCGCGCCCGGCAGCGGGAGACGGCGGGCGCCGAGGCCGCCGTGCCCGGCCAGCCCGGCGAGACCGTCGCGATCAAGGTCCTCAAGGAGGAGCTGGCCAACGACGCGGATGTCGTGATGCGCTTCCTGCGGGAGCGCTCCGTCCTGCTCCGCCTCACCCACCCCAATATCGTCCGGACCCGCGATCTGGTGGTCGAGGGCGATCTGCTCGCCCTGGTCATGGATCTGGTCGACGGGCCCGACCTGCACCGCTACCTCCGGGAGAACGGCCCCTTCACCCCGGTCGCCGCCGCCCTGCTCACCGCCCAGGTCGCTGACGCGCTCGCCGCGAGCCACGCCGACGGGGTGGTGCACCGCGACCTCAAGCCCGCGAACGTGCTGCTGAAGACCGACGCCGACGGCCAGATGCACCCGATGCTCACGGACTTCGGCATCGCCCGTCTGGCCGACTCCCCGGGCCTCACCCGGACCCACGAGTTCGTCGGCACCCCCGCGTATGTCGCCCCCGAGTCCGCCGAGGGCCGTCCGCAGACCTCCGCCGTGGACATCTACGGCGCGGGCATCCTGCTGTACGAGCTGGTCACCGGACGTCCGCCGTTCGCGGGCGGCAACGCGCTCGAAGTGCTCCAGCGCCATCTCAGCGAGGAGCCCCGCCGCCCCTCCACCGTCCCCGAGCCGCTGTGGACGGTCATAGAGCGCTGTCTGCGCAAGGAGCCGGCGGAGCGCCCGAGTGCGGAGAACCTGGCGCGGGGGCTGCGCACCGTCGCGGCGGGGATCGGCATGCACTCCACGCCGACCCAGATCGACGCCGCCCTCGGCGTCGCCGCGCTGCTCGCCCCCGACCCGGCCCCGGCCCCGGTGCCGGAGACGCCCGGCGCGGCGGGGGGATACGACCCGAACGCGCCGACGAACGTGTTCCCGCACACCTCCGGTGCCCCGGCGGGCGCCGCCGACCCCACGAGCGTGCTGCCGCACACCGGTGCTCCGGCCGGGGCCTCGGACGCGACGAGCGTGCTCCCGCAGACGGGTGGTCCGGCGGGTGCCGCCGACCCGACCAGCGTGCTGCCCCGGACCGGGGCCCCCGACCCGACGGCCGTTCTGCCGCCCGTGCCGCCGGGCCCCGGGGGGCCGCCGCAGCCCGACGGCCCGCACCCCTGGCAGTCCCAGCTCCAGGCCGCGCGCGACCGGAACGAGCAGACGCAGATCCAGTACCTGGACCCGGGCCAGGACCCGCTGCGCCGCGCTCCCCAGCGGCACCCGCAGCAGCCGCCCCAGCAGCCGTACCCGCCGAGGCCCGAGCCCTATGGGCAGCAGCCCCCGCAGCGCCCGTATCCGCCGCAGCAGCAGCCGTACGGACAGCACGGACAGCACGGGCAGCAGCAGTACGCGCCCCCGCCGCAGCAGCCGCAGCCGCGTCCGCAGCCCCGACGGCAGGCGCCCCGGCAGCCGCAGCCCCAGCCGCCTCAGCAGCAGCAGTACGCACCGCAGCCCTACGCGCCTCCGCAGCCGCCCGCGCCGCAGCAGCCGCAGCAGCCGGACCGGCGTGAGCCCCGCGAGCCCCGTGAGCGGCGTCAGCGCAGCGCCAATCCGATGCGCATCCCGGGCCTCGGCTGCCTCAAGGGCTGCTTCGTCTCCCTGCTGATGCTGTTCGTCGCGGGCTGGCTGGTGTGGGAGCTGACCCCGCTCCAGGACTGGGTCGCCCAGGGCAAGGGGTACTGGGACGTCATCGGCGACGGCATCACGACCGTGACCGACTGGATCTCCGAGCTGGGCGGCTCGGACCCCGGCACCGGCGGCCGGTAGACGGCGCTCCGGCGGGGTCCGGCCGGACCCCGCCGCGACGACGGCGCCACC
The nucleotide sequence above comes from Streptomyces clavuligerus. Encoded proteins:
- a CDS encoding serine/threonine-protein kinase, whose amino-acid sequence is MRPVGSKYLLEQPLGRGATGTVWRARQRETAGAEAAVPGQPGETVAIKVLKEELANDADVVMRFLRERSVLLRLTHPNIVRTRDLVVEGDLLALVMDLVDGPDLHRYLRENGPFTPVAAALLTAQVADALAASHADGVVHRDLKPANVLLKTDADGQMHPMLTDFGIARLADSPGLTRTHEFVGTPAYVAPESAEGRPQTSAVDIYGAGILLYELVTGRPPFAGGNALEVLQRHLSEEPRRPSTVPEPLWTVIERCLRKEPAERPSAENLARGLRTVAAGIGMHSTPTQIDAALGVAALLAPDPAPAPVPETPGAAGGYDPNAPTNVFPHTSGAPAGAADPTSVLPHTGAPAGASDATSVLPQTGGPAGAADPTSVLPRTGAPDPTAVLPPVPPGPGGPPQPDGPHPWQSQLQAARDRNEQTQIQYLDPGQDPLRRAPQRHPQQPPQQPYPPRPEPYGQQPPQRPYPPQQQPYGQHGQHGQQQYAPPPQQPQPRPQPRRQAPRQPQPQPPQQQQYAPQPYAPPQPPAPQQPQQPDRREPREPRERRQRSANPMRIPGLGCLKGCFVSLLMLFVAGWLVWELTPLQDWVAQGKGYWDVIGDGITTVTDWISELGGSDPGTGGR
- a CDS encoding ABC transporter substrate-binding protein gives rise to the protein MRTTLRTHTACGTKPDGTTAKAAVALAAVTALALTGCGGGDGKPAPLDDKSGAPTVSTVELPRIEGEKLQVTAVWSGPEQENFDKVLTEFEKRTGAEVTFVPAQDPIVNFIGTKIAGGAPPDVALLPQPGAIRQAVERKWAKPVGEAARAQLAKNYSPGWQRTGQVDGEQYGVYYKAANKSLIWYNTAVFENAGAAEPKTWKDFMATAQTVSASGVPPVSVAGADGWTLTDWFENVYLSQAGPEKYDRLARHEIPWTDPSVAGALTTLAELFGKPELIAGGADGALQTEFPASVTQTFSGGDQPKGAMVFEGDFVSVNIGQTDAEIGTDAKVFPFPSVGAKPPVVTGGDAAVALKDGKGAQALLTFLASPDAAAIQAAEGGFLSPNKALDLATYPNDVLRSIAKALIDAGDEFRFDMSDQMPQSFGGTPGAGFWKTLQDFLKNPGDVAGTQRKLESAAAKAYKS
- a CDS encoding FtsK/SpoIIIE domain-containing protein, producing the protein MQIRLTVLAPRGGQSAAAGPAGGPGAAAGARACSGPRACDVLITAPAGTALAAVASPLASAVAGPSDTSGTPVLYAGDERLDPDRRVLGEPPLVDGAVLSLHLPGAAGPRDPGASPQLHVVGGPDAGGVHLLHGGRVSVGRSADADVPLDDPDVSRLHCEITVAEDGITVADLGSTNGTALGGRAVGGRPLPLHPGALLRIGESTLRIVPGDAMPQPLVTAADGEGHLRVPARAVTVTADGTGPSLSIPGARPETDAPAARIPRPAGPSDPVTGPAGHDPYRSGAGGTGTRAPYDGTGGAPDAYRASGSTGPQPTAASGTYRSAVHRSGTAEDGRTAAGTAGSGDTRGASAAGTYRPGTDGPRAAGDGRTTAGTAGPTDSHAADTSTTGGAHSPRSRGTGNHGTGDTRGATATGTYRPASRHSAADDSPHTAATADIRGTADARGATAADTHRPATAADNRAAAGTASPARTPATGGNRSTGTAATGSAHGANSPRPHGTGDQGRTPYGGTGGPHTAATADAYRPAGPGGTEAPDTYSSADAAAVTHGAGVSGPWEGSDSEDEDGWGARGRKGRRLGIGAWARRLAGGRAEAAAEADTESFPVPGAPAVPERWPDPAAVLLTALGPGPRLWERGPGHPDALVLRLGTGDRGGLPAEPVTVALRETGSLGLAGPRARLAGLARAAVAQLAALHAPADLELVLISADRNRSVHERKAEWSWLGWLPHLRPARGQGCRLLLAYDRDQAAARLAELTRRLDGGPLGPGWPSADRATVDAEAARYTGARTVLVVDGDPGSADLREATARLTAAGRAAGIHPIVLAETPAASSASPMAATYETACAASVAFRECGAVALLSGDVATTLRVLETPGGLPPAPGSAATVDAVSAAWAERFGRALAPLRAEGTAAERATALPRSARLLDELGLSRATPASLMARWAQADDTSGTLVLGAGPDGPLAVDLTAECAHLLIEGPPGSGRTELLRSAAAALAAGARPDRLGLLLVDGVGGEPGAGLGVCTDLPHVTEHLVASDPVRMRQFATALGAELKRRDGLLGGASFADGAARRRVGDRVVAQRPPTAAEQPGTGPGGDLESPPSGTLRLRPGGRHRAAAGTADRPLPRLVVLVDNLDALVTPALGSTGRPAAGSVVRALEAVARDGERLGVHLVAATAPDGRTSATELARAARLRVALDDPPPATGAEGPAPGRGALRRPDGRVTPFQGGRVTGRIPRTATLRPSVVPLEWERMGDPPARRPIRELGNGPTDLALLASALDRAAHLVDAAPVPPLAPAHP
- a CDS encoding carbohydrate ABC transporter permease, translating into MGTATDGAGPARPGPGTAGPQTEHKSAHDRGTGGGGAGRQGRTAIGRGLVAAGFLLPALVLLGALVVYPIGYSVQRSFFDRSGEGFAGLDNYVEIFTDDSIFTAVRNNAIWVLVAPVVATALGLIFAVLTERVRWGTAFKLIVFMPMAISMLAAGIIFRLVYEQDPERGVANAVWVGVHDTFAESSVFPRAHPLPAHPLKEGGGGSFVTEEPVRAGRPVLLPLVGVAPGTMPSDAGAARRAAPETGRITGTAWLDFTRGGGGTVNAVDPRELGLKGLTVEAVKDGRVVAETRAAADGTFSLPAAADGALLRLPADNFREQYNGVDWLGPALVTPAIIGSYVWMWAGFAMVLIAAGLASVPRELLEAARMDGANEWQVFRRVTVPLLAPVLAVVLVTLMINVLKIFDLVYIIAPGSAQDDANVLALQLYRSSFGTDAHLGVGSAIAVLLLLLVVPVMFFNIRRMRRESRR